One part of the Raphanus sativus cultivar WK10039 chromosome 7, ASM80110v3, whole genome shotgun sequence genome encodes these proteins:
- the LOC108817455 gene encoding uncharacterized protein LOC108817455: MWVEIICGLIYKFVRRLFHDDELSDDETSGSTAIFSVGHRVEKVYGGKAYVGLRIPDADTSSRQDIDLVLLTKGQVVVINVKDLSGVVMVTSDGSWVCQSGKHQTYPDPLVEVKKQASVLESYLEQRGLTLLEGNLSCKVVIPNPNFRTMHAFPSEVITYEEWKHMKPVSRNILSGWVKGALCTGKEMHESSHRKLNFILGTAPMWDRVELKSSKIVFGEFLEFKGKREDTLALKQIKRSKVDRISIQHTSMFGFAPSRLQVVYSYRDYRSEGRSVSETKEVTVRSSTEVVFQPRDSTKIKKIQLLSLRSISLSA, from the exons aTGTGGGTTGAGATCATCTGTGGTCTAATCTACAAATTCGTCCGCCGTCTCTTCCACGACGACGAGCTTTCCGATGACGAAACCTCCGGTTCCACTGCTATCTTCTCCGTCGGTCACAG AGTTGAGAAGGTTTATGGTGGAAAAGCTTATGTAGGGCTTCGTATTCCAGATGCTGACACTTCTTCTAGACAGGACATTGATCTTGTCCTCCTCACTAAAGG ACAAGTTGTGGTGATCAATGTCAAGGATCTATCTGGGGTTGTTATGGTAACCAGCGATGGAAGCTGGGTTTGTCAATCTGGAAAGCATCAGACTTACCCTGATCCT CTGGTTGAGGTGAAAAAACAAGCTTCGGTTCTTGAATCATATCTTGAACAAAGGGGGCTTACTCTACTAGAAGGAAATCTGTCTTGCAAAGTTGTAATTCCCAATCCCAACTTTCG TACAATGCATGCGTTTCCGAGTGAGGTAATTACCTACGAAGAGTGGAAACATATGAAACCAGTATCAAGGAACATTCTTTCTGGTTGGGTGAAAGGCGCATTGTGCACGGGCAAAGAGATGCATGAATCTTCGCATCGAAAACTCAACTTCATCCTTGGCACTGCACCAATGTGGGATAG GGTGGAGCTTAAAAGTAGCAAGATTGTGTTTGGAGAGTTCCTTGAGTTCAAAGGAAAGCGGGAAGATACTTTGGCTCTGAAACAAATCAAGAGATCAAAAGTTGACCGTATCTCTATTCAGCATACAAGCATGTTTGGATTCG CACCGTCGAGGCTGCAGGTTGTTTACTCGTATAGGGACTACAGAAGTGAAGGGAGATCAGTATCAGAGACGAAGGAAGTGACTGTAAGGTCGAGCACCGAGGTTGTGTTCCAGCCACGCGACTCCACGAAGATTAAGAAAATTCAGCTCTTGTCCCTCCGCTCCATTTCACTAAGTGCCTAA
- the LOC108817458 gene encoding uncharacterized protein LOC108817458: MERKTKEMEKLCRRCKASYRDSSNNASSCRFHPSFFVCRRHDDQKRYYELGPEDPPYAAKFYDCCGAEDPNAPGCLTSPHISYDD, from the exons ATGGAGAGAAAGACGAAAGAGATGGAGAAGTTGTGCCGGAGGTGCAAGGCAAGCTACAGAGATTCCTCGAACAATGCTTCCTCTTGCCGTTTTCATCCTTCCTTCTTCGTTTGTCGTCGCCACGATGACCAGAAAAG GTACTATGAATTGGGACCAGAAGATCCACCATACGCAGCCAAGTTCTACGATTGTTGCGGGGCAGAGGATCCTAATGCACCTGGTTGTCTCACCAGTCCTCACATTTCATATGACGACTGA
- the LOC108817457 gene encoding protein DELETION OF SUV3 SUPPRESSOR 1(I): MAAEQKATTEEVKMDLFEDDDEFEEFEINEDWVEKEEVKEVGQQWEDDWDDDDVNDDFSLQLRKELETSSADKK, encoded by the exons ATGGCGGCAGAGCAGAAGGCGACTACTGAAGAAGTGAAGATGGATCTGTTCGAGGACGACGATGAGTTCGAGGAGTTTGAAATTAACGAAG ATTGGGTTGAGAAAGAGGAAGTGAAGGAAGTTGGACAGCAGTGGGAAGATGAttgggatgatgatgatgtcaATGACGACTTCTCGCTTCAGTTAAGGAAGGAACTTGAGACTAGCTCTGCTGATAAGAAATGA
- the LOC108817454 gene encoding YTH domain-containing protein ECT3, which produces MATTISPSDQAADLPKNLSIDQETMAKVPANTANNNKDVYGGNSNSGFSNKSGLLPNKGLNQKKLGYNNYSSQKGYYGSYPTGGYYPQAYQYPRYGYDMNYASGKTTTNTPSSYLGRSGSGYMDSVYSMYGPYMSGYGYDSYGGYSTYTPNWYAFDNGYKTKGYGFYGYGKENAEWLNELNRGPRAKGFKIGQPETLKAAPVDASVPDSKEYNKEDFSDAYTNAKLFVIKSYSEDDIHKSIKYNVWSSTPNGNKKLNAAYNEAVGDKSSCPVFLIFSVNTSGQFVGLAEMVGPVDFNQTVEYWQQDKWVGCFPVKWHIVKDIPNSSLRHITLENNENKPVTNSRDTQEVKIEQGVKVIKIFKEHETKTSILDDFVFYESREKIIKEGKKKHQLYKKQQALAASDKKVTPKDEAKETKETTSMIPEVVEEISQNGVAEVASAC; this is translated from the exons AAGCTGCAGATTTGCCGAAGAATCTGTCAATTGATCAAGAAACCATGGCCAAAGTCCCTGCAAACACTGCGAATAATAATAAG GATGTGTACGGCGGAAACAGTAACAGTGGCTTCTCAAACAAGAGTGGTCTTTTACCTAACAAAGGATTGAACCAGAAGAAACTTGGTTACAACAACTACTCTTCTCAAAAGGGCTACTATGGTTCCTACCCTACTGGTGGCTACTATCCTCAAGCATATCAGTACCCGAGATATGGTTACGACATGAACTATGCTTCTGGAAAGACCACCACCAACACTCCCTCCTCCTACCTG GGACGATCTGGCAGTGGATACATGGACAGCGTGTACTCAATGTATGGACCTTACATGAGTGGCTACGGATATGATTCTTACGGTGGTTATAGCACCTACACTCCAAACTGGTACGCGTTTGACAATGGTTACAAGACAAAAGGTTACGGCTTCTACGGGTACGGCAAGGAGAATGCCGAGTGGCTTAACGAGCTTAACAGAGGGCCAAGAGCCAAGGGCTTCAAGATTGGTCAGCCTGAAACTCTTAAAGCAGCACCGGTGGATGCTTCTGTTCCGGATTCGAAGGAGTACAACAAGGAAGATTTCTCTGATGCCTACACCAATGCGAAGCTCTTTGTGATCAAATCTTACAGTGAAGATGATATTCACAAAAGCATCAAGTACAATGTGTGGTCTAGCACCCCCAATGGCAATAAGAAGCTTAACGCTGCATACAATGAAGCAGTTGGAGACAAATCCTCCTGCCCTGTTTTTCTCATCTTCTCT GTGAACACAAGTGGGCAGTTTGTAGGTTTAGCGGAGATGGTTGGACCAGTTGATTTCAACCAGACTGTGGAATACTGGCAGCAGGACAAGTGGGTTGGTTGCTTCCCTGTTAAGTGGCACATCGTTAAAGATATCCCTAATAGTTCCTTGAGGCATATTACTCTGGAGAATAATGAGAACAAGCCTGTTACTAATAGCCGTGATACACAGGAG GTAAAGATAGAGCAAGGAGTCAAAGTAATCAAGATTTTCAAGGAACATGAGACCAAGACAAGCATACTCGATGATTTTGTCTTCTACGAGAGTCGTGAGAAGATAATCAAAGAGGGGAAAAAGAAGCACCAGCTGTATAAAAAACAG CAAGCTTTGGCTGCCAGTGACAAGAAGGTGACACCAAAAGACGAGGCTAAGGAAACCAAAGAGACTACTAGTATGATACCAGAAGTAGTTGAAGAGATATCACAAAACGGCGTTGCAGAAGTTGCCAGCGCATGCTGA